One genomic window of Pirellulales bacterium includes the following:
- a CDS encoding alpha-L-arabinofuranosidase C-terminal domain-containing protein has product MATLLIFAYRDRLSRFRFICILALASVSVAAATVAAATVAAQQTTIDIRADHVLHSVSRHLTGACIEDVNHEIYGGIYSQMIFGESFQEPPPVPAAGNGPAAPIVSRMWRSFSHGAASGRFAIVRQRPFIGAQSQQMTFASGDGEVGIANEGLNHWGMNFVAGKEYEGHVWVRADKPTTLFAALESRDGTRTFAEQTLPLTGKGEWQRVELSMKPADSDISGRFSLKLKQPGSVTLGYALLQPGDWGRFKGLPVRRDVAEGLINQGITVLRYGGSMVNSPNYRWKQMIGPRDRRPPYSGTWYPYSSNGWAVPDFINFCEAAGFEYVPDFNIDESPQDMADFIEYAKAPADSPWGRKRVADGHAGPYRLPYIELGNEERVDDTYAGRFESLAAAIWAKDPQVILVVGDFAYGKPIRDPMKFGGAASRITSLAAHERILRFAKKHGCEVWFDVHVDTDHPVEFNASLGGMFSFADALDKIADGAKHKVVVFEFNSGNHAVKRALANALATLAIERDGRLPIVTTANCLQPDKQNNNGWDQGLLFLNPSQAWLQPPGYLTQILSRNFEPQVVQCDISGSEQQLHAVATRSADGRTLVLLVVNPGEKEAATEIRVAGFSAAKPTAEVTELSGPMDAVNTAEKPSAIVPRHSLWKHEANVGGASRMFPAHSISAIRFE; this is encoded by the coding sequence ATGGCAACCCTTCTTATTTTTGCATATCGCGATCGGTTATCGCGATTTCGTTTCATTTGCATTCTGGCGCTGGCGTCGGTCTCGGTCGCTGCTGCAACGGTCGCTGCTGCAACGGTCGCTGCCCAACAAACGACGATCGATATCCGGGCAGATCATGTGTTGCACTCTGTCTCGCGGCATCTGACCGGCGCTTGCATTGAAGACGTGAACCATGAAATCTACGGCGGCATCTACAGCCAGATGATCTTCGGCGAGAGCTTTCAAGAGCCGCCTCCGGTTCCGGCCGCCGGAAATGGCCCCGCCGCGCCGATCGTCAGCCGTATGTGGAGATCATTCTCGCATGGCGCCGCCAGCGGGCGGTTCGCCATCGTCCGCCAGCGGCCATTCATCGGCGCTCAATCGCAACAAATGACCTTCGCTTCGGGCGACGGCGAGGTTGGCATCGCGAACGAGGGCCTGAATCATTGGGGAATGAACTTCGTTGCCGGCAAGGAATACGAGGGGCACGTTTGGGTTCGCGCGGATAAGCCGACCACGCTTTTCGCGGCGCTGGAAAGCCGCGATGGAACACGCACCTTCGCCGAGCAGACGTTGCCGCTTACCGGCAAAGGAGAATGGCAACGCGTCGAACTTTCCATGAAGCCGGCGGACAGTGATATTTCAGGACGGTTTTCGCTAAAGCTCAAGCAGCCCGGCAGCGTGACGCTCGGCTACGCGCTGCTGCAACCCGGCGATTGGGGACGGTTCAAAGGCCTGCCGGTGCGCCGTGATGTTGCCGAAGGGCTGATCAACCAAGGCATCACGGTTCTCCGCTACGGCGGGTCGATGGTCAATAGTCCCAACTATCGCTGGAAGCAGATGATCGGCCCGCGCGACCGGCGACCGCCCTATTCAGGCACGTGGTATCCCTATTCATCGAACGGCTGGGCTGTACCCGATTTCATCAATTTCTGTGAGGCGGCGGGCTTCGAATACGTTCCCGATTTCAACATCGACGAATCTCCGCAAGACATGGCCGACTTCATCGAGTATGCCAAGGCGCCCGCAGATAGTCCCTGGGGACGCAAGCGCGTCGCCGATGGCCACGCGGGGCCCTACCGATTGCCCTACATCGAGTTGGGTAATGAAGAGCGCGTCGATGATACATATGCCGGGCGATTCGAGTCGCTCGCCGCGGCGATATGGGCCAAAGACCCACAGGTCATCCTGGTCGTCGGCGATTTTGCTTACGGCAAGCCGATCCGCGATCCGATGAAATTCGGCGGGGCAGCTTCGCGCATCACGAGCCTTGCCGCGCACGAGCGTATTCTTCGCTTCGCAAAGAAGCATGGCTGCGAAGTGTGGTTCGATGTGCACGTGGACACGGATCATCCGGTCGAGTTCAATGCCTCGCTGGGCGGAATGTTTTCTTTCGCCGACGCTCTCGACAAGATCGCCGATGGAGCAAAGCACAAAGTCGTGGTGTTCGAATTTAATTCCGGCAATCACGCGGTCAAGCGGGCCTTGGCCAACGCGCTGGCCACGCTGGCGATCGAGCGCGACGGCCGGCTGCCAATCGTCACCACCGCGAATTGCCTTCAGCCCGACAAGCAAAACAACAACGGTTGGGATCAGGGCCTGCTGTTTCTCAATCCGTCGCAGGCTTGGCTCCAGCCGCCCGGTTATCTGACGCAAATCCTTTCGAGAAATTTCGAGCCGCAAGTGGTGCAGTGCGATATTTCCGGGAGCGAACAGCAGTTGCATGCCGTGGCCACCCGCAGCGCCGATGGCCGAACGCTCGTGCTGCTGGTCGTGAATCCCGGTGAAAAAGAAGCCGCCACGGAAATCCGCGTCGCCGGATTCTCCGCCGCGAAACCGACTGCGGAAGTAACCGAGCTGTCGGGTCCGATGGATGCGGTGAACACGGCCGAAAAACCGAGTGCCATCGTGCCGCGGCACAGCCTGTGGAAGCACGAGGCCAACGTGGGAGGCGCGAGTCGCATGTTTCCCGCGCATTCCATTTCGGCGATCCGATTCGAGTGA
- a CDS encoding sulfatase-like hydrolase/transferase produces the protein MRDTAGGVTRGASIRAGVIALAMLLCCVLRGRNCPAAETTKRPPNILIILTDDQGRGDYSAFGTKDIRTPNIDRLFHEGMTLENFYANSCVCSPSRAALLTGCYPDRVGVPGVIREEDPDDSWGSLSSRAVLLPTLLKPAGYRTAIIGKWHLGISPPNTPNERGFDLFEGFLGDMMDDYWTHLRHGYNFMRHNGETVSPAGHATDVFTAWACHYLEKQAKSEQPFFLYLAYNAPHDPIQPPPEWLAKVQQREPQMSAKRARLVALIEHLDAGIGRVLETLDNTGLANNTLVMFNSDNGGVLANGANNGPWRADKGHMYEGGLRVPFAARWPARIKPGSTSPHVALTMDMFPTALAVAEVSPPAGIDGVSLLPTFLGEAEPRARRFDYFVRREGGPAYGGKTIDALRLGDWKLLQDSPFAPLELYNLKDDPRESTNLAGKNGEVRAKLDALLRKQIQIGGTTPWQASK, from the coding sequence ATGCGCGATACGGCTGGCGGCGTGACTCGTGGTGCATCAATTCGGGCGGGCGTGATCGCGCTTGCCATGCTGCTGTGTTGTGTTCTGCGCGGCAGAAACTGTCCCGCCGCTGAAACCACAAAGCGGCCGCCGAATATTCTGATCATTCTCACCGACGATCAGGGGCGCGGCGATTACAGCGCGTTCGGCACCAAAGACATTCGCACGCCGAATATCGACCGCCTGTTCCATGAAGGCATGACGCTCGAGAATTTCTACGCCAATAGTTGCGTCTGCTCTCCGTCTCGGGCCGCACTGTTGACCGGCTGCTATCCCGATCGTGTCGGCGTGCCGGGCGTGATCCGCGAAGAAGATCCGGACGATTCGTGGGGCTCTCTCTCCTCCCGAGCGGTGCTCTTGCCGACGCTACTGAAGCCGGCCGGCTATCGCACGGCGATCATCGGCAAATGGCATCTCGGCATTTCGCCGCCCAACACGCCGAACGAACGCGGCTTCGACCTGTTCGAAGGTTTTTTAGGCGACATGATGGACGACTACTGGACCCATCTGCGCCACGGCTACAACTTCATGCGGCACAACGGCGAGACCGTCAGCCCGGCCGGACATGCCACCGACGTGTTTACCGCTTGGGCCTGCCATTACCTCGAGAAGCAGGCCAAGAGCGAACAGCCATTCTTTCTTTATTTGGCCTACAACGCCCCGCACGATCCGATCCAGCCGCCGCCCGAATGGCTCGCGAAAGTGCAACAGCGCGAGCCGCAGATGTCGGCGAAGCGCGCTCGGCTGGTGGCGCTCATCGAGCATCTCGATGCCGGCATCGGCCGTGTGTTGGAGACGCTCGACAACACCGGCTTGGCGAACAATACGCTCGTGATGTTCAATTCCGACAACGGCGGCGTACTGGCCAACGGCGCGAACAATGGCCCGTGGCGGGCCGACAAGGGACACATGTATGAAGGCGGCTTGCGGGTGCCGTTCGCCGCTCGCTGGCCGGCACGGATCAAACCCGGTTCCACCAGCCCGCACGTCGCGCTGACGATGGACATGTTCCCCACCGCACTGGCCGTGGCCGAAGTTTCGCCACCCGCGGGGATCGATGGAGTCAGCCTGCTGCCGACGTTTCTCGGCGAAGCGGAGCCCAGGGCGCGGCGGTTCGACTATTTCGTCCGTCGCGAAGGAGGCCCGGCCTACGGCGGAAAGACGATCGATGCGTTGCGGCTCGGCGATTGGAAACTTCTGCAAGACAGCCCTTTCGCGCCGCTCGAACTCTACAATTTGAAAGACGATCCGCGCGAATCGACAAACTTGGCCGGCAAGAACGGCGAAGTCCGCGCGAAGCTCGACGCCCTGCTCCGCAAGCAGATTCAAATCGGCGGCACGACGCCGTGGCAAGCATCGAAATAG
- a CDS encoding isochorismatase family cysteine hydrolase: protein MPTIHAQPYDYTFAPEQLALVIIDMQRDFVEPGGFGAALGNDVGLLTPIIPAVAELLHTFRRLGLTVIHTKECHQPDLSDCPPAKRSRGPGPLRIGDPGPMGRILIDGEPGNDFVADLSPLPGELVIRKPGKGSFHATPLGEELRRRGITHLLITGVTTEVCVQTTIREANDRGYECLLVEDATESYFPEFKQSTLAMVRAQAGIVGWTATKDQVLAALG, encoded by the coding sequence ATGCCAACCATCCACGCGCAACCGTATGACTACACGTTCGCGCCCGAGCAACTTGCGCTAGTGATCATCGACATGCAGCGCGACTTCGTCGAGCCGGGCGGATTTGGCGCGGCGCTGGGCAACGACGTCGGCCTGCTGACGCCGATCATTCCGGCGGTGGCCGAATTATTGCACACATTTCGCCGCCTGGGCCTCACCGTGATCCACACCAAGGAATGCCATCAGCCCGATCTTTCCGACTGCCCGCCGGCAAAGCGCAGCCGCGGCCCGGGCCCCCTGCGGATTGGCGATCCGGGGCCGATGGGCCGAATTCTGATCGACGGCGAGCCCGGCAACGATTTCGTCGCCGACCTGTCGCCGCTGCCGGGCGAACTTGTCATCCGCAAGCCGGGCAAGGGCTCGTTTCACGCCACGCCGCTCGGCGAAGAACTCCGCCGCCGCGGCATCACGCATCTTTTGATCACCGGCGTGACCACCGAGGTGTGCGTGCAAACGACGATCCGCGAAGCGAACGACCGCGGCTATGAGTGCCTGCTGGTCGAAGATGCCACGGAAAGCTATTTTCCCGAATTCAAGCAATCGACGCTGGCCATGGTTCGTGCCCAGGCGGGAATCGTCGGCTGGACGGCCACGAAAGATCAAGTCCTCGCCGCGCTCGGATAG